Part of the Candidatus Omnitrophota bacterium genome is shown below.
ATTTTATTTTATCGCAGATCTTAGAATCATAATAAGCATTACCGGATTGAAAAACCTGCAGGTAAATTTCATTTATCTTGGCTTTCTTACATTGGGCAATCAGCTTTTCCACTCCCTCCTTTGAATAAAGGATTTTTTTGGCGGAAAACACCGATACCCAGATGCCCCGGCCGGAAGCTTTAACCTGAACTTGCCCGCCTTCAGCTAGAGCAAAACTGAAATTCAATAAAAAACCGAATAACAATAAAAACAGTGTTTTAGCAACTTTCTTATTTTTTATTTTCATTTTTTTATTGAATACTTGCACCCGCAGTATTTTTGCAGATAAAGCCCTTTTACTTTGGCTTCTTTATACGCCTGCCTGAAACCAATCCGAAAATCTTCATAATAAAAATCCACGCCTGTTTCTTGGGCGATTTCTCCGCCTAACTGCTTAAGCCGCTGGTGATCCTGGTATGGGCTGACTAATAGGGTTGTGCTAAAGAACGGTATTGCGTTTTCCCTGGCATGTTCAGCTGTTTTTTGTAAACGCAGCGACCAGCAAATTACGCAGCGCTCCGGGGTATTTTCTTTAGCCTTAATTGCCCGGGAAAAATCGGATTCTTGATACTCGGGGCTCTCTACTCCAAGCCCTAAATCCCTGCTTAAAACTTCCAAAGTTTCTTTACGCCTGCCATATTCCTGGCAGGGATAGAGATTAGGATTATAATAAAATCCTTTTATGCTAAATCCCCGGCCTTTTAACCTGCTAAAAGGATAAATCAAACACGGGCCGCAACAGATATGCAGTAGGATCTCCATATTTAAAACCGCTAGAAAATCTCTTCCTGTTGCTCTTTATTAAATTTTAAGCCAAAGTGCTCAAAGGCCTTTTTGGTAGCCAGCCTGCCCCGGGAAGTGCGTTTTAAATAACCGGCCTTTAAAAGATACGGCTCCACCGTATCGGCAATCGTATCAACCTCTTCATTGAGGCTGGCAGCCAAAGATTCAATCCCCACCGGCCCGCCGCCGAATGATTCAAGGATTAATTTTAAAACTTTGCGGTCCAAATCATCAAAACCTGCCTGATCAATACCCAGCTCATCAAGAATCTTGGAAGCCGCCGCCTGATCCACCTTTTCAATTTTTAAAACCTGGGCGTAATCCCGCACCCGGCGCAAGAGCCGGTTAGCAATGCGCGGAGTACCCCTGGCGCGCTTGGCAATTTCCATACAGGCATCTTGATCGATTTGCACCGCCAATAACTGGCTGGAATTTTTTATAATTTTAGCCAAATCCTCTATTTTATAGAAATCCAGGCTATAAAATATACCAAACCTCCCCCTAAGCGGAGCGGCCAAGAGTCCGGTGCGCGTAGTTGCCCCGATTAAAGTAAACGGCTTAAGGTTAAACTTGATCGTTTTGGCATACGGCCCTTTATCGATTACAAAATCAATCTGAAAACTTTCCATTGCCGGGTATAAAAATTCCTCGACAACCTTAGACATCCGGTGGATCTCGTCAATAAAAAGAATATCCCCCTTTTCCAGGTTAGTCAAAATCCCGATTAAATCTCCGGCTCGCTCAATCGCCGGGCCGCTGGTTGCGGTAATTTTTGCGCCCATTTCATGCGAGATAATATGGGATAAGGAGGTTTTACCCAGACCCGGCGGGCCGCTTAAAAGCACATGTTCAAGAGGTTCTTTTCTCTGTTTGGCCGCCTGGATGGCGATTTTTAAATTATCGATGATGTCTTTATGGCCGATGAACTCGCCAAACTTCTTCGGCCTTAAGGATATATTCAGGACAATATCCTCTTCGGATTCCTTAGCCTCGGCAATAACCGGCTCGGGCCTAAGCAGTGTGCGTCTGGTCTCTTCGCTCATAAGGTATAATGTTTTCTTTGTTCCTGGATATAACGATATCCTCGAATTCCACGTCTTGGCGGGCAACAATTTCTTTCATTTTGGCCAACTCCAGGATCGCCAGGAAAATCACGATTATTTCTATCTTGCTTTTTGATTCCCGGAATAATTCCAAAAGTTTAATCTCTGTTTGCACCAATAACAAGTGCAGGATACCGTGCACCTTCTGTTCAACTGTAAATTGATCCTTAACTACTTCATAAAAAACTTCCCGGGGTACATCTTTTAAGGCCCGGGAGAAAGCATTGATCAAATCAAATATACTGGCCTCAAAATACTGGCTCTCTCCTTTATCCGGTATTTGATCACCTTGAGAATTTTCAGTCTTGGGGCGCTTAAAAACTTCCTGCTGACTAACCTCCCTCTGCCTTAAGTTTTCCGCGACCTGTTTAAACTTTTCATATTCAAGCAGCCGCTTGACCAGTTCAGCGCGGGGATCCTCTTCTTCCTCCAAAACTGCCAACTCTTCAGCCGGCAGCAGCATTTTGGATTTTATCTGCATCAGTGTTGAGGCCATCACCAAAAATTCACCGACAATATTTAAATCCAAAAGCTGTATAAAATTTATATATTCCAGATATTGCGCGGTTACCTCGGCAATAGGAATATCATAGATATTCAGGTGGTCTTTCTTTACCAGATATAACAACAGGTCCAGCGGCCCCTCAAAAATATCTAACCGTATTTTGTAGTTCATCTTATATTTTAAGCAACTCTCTTACCTGGGCAATTGTCTTTTTTGCCGCCTCCGTTGCCTTGGCGCTTCCAGAAGATAATATTTCCTGGATATACTTTTTGTCTTTCTGCAGGGAATTTATTTTTTCCTGGATCGGAGCCAATAAACCAATTATCCTGTCTGCCAACTCTTTTTTACATTCGGTGCAGCCGATTTCAGATTTACTGCAACGCTCCTCTGCTTCATTTTTCATCTTTGGGAAAAACACGCCATAATAAGAAAAAACATTGCATTTATGCGGATGCCCGGGATCAGTCAGGCGGATACGCTGTGGGTCGGTGAACATACTTTGGATCTTTTTACGGATAACCTGCGGCTCTTCGGATAAACCGATATAATTATTATAGCTCTTGCTCATCTTGCGGCCGTCTAAACCCAAAAGGCGCGTAGTTTCGGTAAGCAAAGCCGCCGGTTCCACAAAACAATCCGTTTTATAAAGATGGTTAAATTTACGCACAATCTGACGGCTCAGCTCTAAATGCGGCAGTTGGTCCTCCCCCACCGGAACCGTAGCCGCCTTATAAAGCAGGATATCGGCAGCCTGTAAAACCGGATAACCCAGAAAAGCATAAGTCTTTAAATCACGGTTGGCTATTTCCCGTAACTGCTCCTTATAAGTAGGGCAGCGCTCAAGCAACCCTAAAGGCGTAATCAAGGAAAGAATGAAATAAAGTTCCAGATGTTCGGGAACATGCGATTGGATAAAAATAGTGGATTTTTCAGGATCAATTCCGCAGGCAAACCAGTCAATGACATTATCCAGTATATTTACTTTTAGATCATCCGGATTTTCATACTCCGACATCAGCGCGTGCCAATCGGCAACCATAAAAAAACAATCATATTCATTCTGCAGTTTGGTCCAATTAGCCAAGGCCCCGACCAAGTGGCCCAGGTGCAATTTACCCGTGGGGCGCATCCCGCTTAATATTCTTTTTTTCATAGTTTCCTGGCAATCTTCTCTATGTCGTAGGCTTCGATGATGTCGCCTTCCATTAACTGGTCAAATCCGCCAATGGCTATACCGCATTCAAAACCCTCCCCAACCTCACGCACATCATCCTTAAAACGCTTCAAACTTGAAAGCTTGCCTTCAAAAGCAGCTTCCCCGTTGCGCATCACCGTGACCATGCAATTACGATTAATCTTGCCTTTGGTCACAAAACAACCGGCGATTAAACCGGAACGGGAAAGTTTAAACATTTTTCTAACTTCGGCCCTGCCTAAAAATACTTTCTTTAGCTTCGGAGAAAGCATGCCCTCCACCGCGGCTTTGATATCATTAGCCAGCTCATAAATGATACTATAGGTTTTTACATCAATGCCTTCTTTAGAGATCAACTCTTTGGCCGGTTCATCGGCGCTGACATTAAATCCCAAAATCAGCGCGTCCGAAGCCATCGCCAATACTACATCCGAAATATTGATGTTTCCGGCTCCCATATGGATTATATCGATCTTTATCTCGGAGACATTCAACTTATCCAGCGTGTCCTTAATTGCCTCAAGGGAACCCTGCACATCGGCCTTAATAATTAATTTCAATTCTTTAATTTTACCTCCGGCAATCTGGGCGTGTAAATCTTCCAAGCTTACGCGTTTGACTTCCTTTACCTGCTGCAGCCTTTCTTTTTCTACGCGCGCTTGAATTAAACTTTTTGCCAGTTTCTCATCTTCAATCACAAAAAACTGCTCACCTACCTGCGGGATCCCGCTTATGCCTAAGACCTCTACAGGACTTGCCGGGCCGACGCTAGTTATTCCCTGGCCCCGGTCATTAAGCATTGCCCGGATCTTTCCGTATAAAGTACCGACGATTATACTCTGATTAAGGTTTAAGGAGCCATTCTGCACAAGAAGCGTGGCTACCGGCCCCCTGCCCTTGGACATTCTTGCCTCCACAACTACTCCGTAAGCCAGGCGGTCGGGATTTGCTTTTAATTCCATAACTTCTGCCTGCAAAAGAATCATTTCCAGTAAATTATCTATTCCCTCTCCGGTCTTGGCAGAAACCGGCACGGTAATGGTTTTTCCGCCCCAATCTTCGGCGGTCAGGCCGATTTCCGATAATTGTTTTTTGACCATATCGACATTTGCCTGCGCTTTATCTATTTTATTGATCGCCACGATAATCGCCACTCCGGCTGCCCGCGCGTGATCAATTGCTTCCTGGGTCTGCGGCATAATCCCATCATCGGCTGCTACTACCAATACCACAATATCGGTAATCCGCGCGCCGCGGGCCCGCATGGCGGTAAAAGCTTCATGGCCGGGCGTATCCAAAAATGTAATTTCTCCCTGAGGAAGGCTTACCCGATACGCGCCGATATGCTGGGTAATCCCTCCGTGCTCTGCTTCGGTAACTTTAGTCTTGCGTATCGCGTCAAGAAGAGAGGTCTTACCATGGTCAACATGCCCCATAAGAGTAACTATCGGCGGGCGGTTTTTAAGTTCCTGCGGCTGGTCTATTTTTTTATGCATCTCTAAAGCTAATTCTTCGGCATCAGGAGCCTTCTTAATTTTAAAGTTATATTTCAGGCAAAGCTTATTTAAGATATCCTCATCCAAAGTCTGGTTGATACCGATCATCACTTTCATATCCATAAGATGCTTAATAAGAACCGATGATTTCTCCTGCAATTTTATCGCCAAATCCTTAACCGTAATCGGAAGTTCAAGTTCGATCTCTTTGCCCGGGGCAGCTTCTACTTTAATCTCCGGAACAGGTTCCGGTTGAATATGGACAGCTGGCTTGGGTTTAATTACCGGCGCAGCTTCAGGTTTTATTTCAGGTTTTACTTCTATTTTAATTTCCGGCTTGGCTTCAACTTTAACCTCAACTTTAGGCGCCGCGTGTTTTACCGCGGGCTTTACGGATTTTAGTACCGGCTTAATTTCTTCCTTTACCTTTTTTACTGCCGGCTTAGGCTTAAGCGGCTTAGCTGCGGGCTTAGGCTTCAAGGCATGAGCCTTAGCAGGGGACTTCTTGGCTTTTGCTTCAACTTTAACCTTGGTTTTAACTATCTTCTTTACTATTGTTTTTTCTTTTTTGGCTTTGGGCATAATCTCTCCATCTTATATTGAAAAACTTATAATAGTTTTTTAGCTTCGGCGATAATTTTCTGGGCTTTCTTTTCTCCGATGCCTTTAATTTTTATCAGCCCCTCTGCCTTTGCTTCAATTATATCATTAATACTCTTGATTCCCGCTTCTTTTAAACTTTCTACAATTTTTGGCCCTATACCGGATAGATCCCCTAAAGAAACGCCTTCTTTTTTGGCTGTTTTCTTAACTGCCTTCTTGGCTTTTTTAGCCTTAGGCTCTTCCTCTTTACCCTCTTCTGCCTTTGGCCCAACCGCAGCTTTTTCTTCCTTTTTCTCGCCGAGTGCCTCAGCGGCAATCATACTTTTAGTGCGGATATCTAACTCCCAGCCAACGAGCCGGGAAGCCAAGCGCACGTTCTGTCCGTGTTTACCGATGCTCAACGAAAGCTGGTCATCATCAACAATAACCTCAGCCTTAATTTTATCCCGGTCTAGCTTGATTTCAGAAACCTTAGCCGGAGAAAGAGCGGCCTTGATATATTCACGCACATCATCATTAAAACGCACAATATCAATTTTTTCTCCCTGCAGTTCATTAACGATATTCCTTACCCGGTTGCCGCGCATGCCTACGCAGGCCCCCACCGCGTCCACTTTTTCATTCTTGGAATAAACCGAAATTTTAGTGCGTTCACCGGCCTGGCGTGAAATACCCCTGATCTCGACGATCCCTTCATAAATCTCGGGGACCTCCAATTCAAATAACTCTTTGACCAGATTAGGATGAGCGCGCGACAAGATAATCTGCGGGCCCTTAGTGTCTTTTTTTACCTCAACAACATAGGCCCGGATCCGCTGGCCCTGTTTGAATTCCTCCTTAGGAGACTGTTCGCGCTTAAGCAGGATACCTTCGGCCTTACCTAACAGATCCACGATAACATTGCCTTTTTCAAAACGATAAACCGTCCCGCTGACAATCTCCCCTACCCGGCTTTGAAATTCGCCAAAAACCACATCCTTCTCCGCTTCGCGCATTTTCTGGATAATCACCTGGCGAGCGGTAGAGGCGGCGATGCGGCCAAAATCAATATTAGTTACCGGTTCATTATTCCGAAAAGCGCGAATCTCACCGGTTGAGCGGTCAATCTGGACCTTAAACTCTTCATCCGGTTTTAGGTCAATTACTCTCTTAGCCGCGCTAAGCATAGCGCTTTCAACTGCCTCCAGCATAATTTCCTTCTTGATTCCCTTTTCACGTTCGATCTGTTCAATAATTGCAAGTAATTCCTGACTCATTTTTTACTCTCCAGTTATTTTTTAAACTACTAATCGTGCTTTGTTTATTTTTATGAATGGAATCTCTAAAACCTGCCCTGAATGATCAATAAATACGCTTGCCCTATCCACCTTGCTAATTACTCCCTGCCACTGGCATTTTCCGCCGACTAAATCATTAAGAAAAAATACCGCTTCTTTATTCGGGCAGCGTGAAAAATCCTTTTGCGTCTTAAGGCAGCGGTCAAGCCCCGGCGACGAAACCTCCAAAACATAATTACCATCAATTATATTTTTTTCTTCCAGTAATTCGCTAAGCTGGCGATTAAGCAAAGCGCATTCCCCTAAAGTTATACCGCCGCAGGTACGGTCCGCCAAAATCATTAAAACTAAATTGTTGCCTTCATATCGACAAATAAGATCAACCAGCTCCAGGTTTTGCCGGCTAAGGCAGGAACCGATCAACTCATTCAACTCTTTAATCAGTTCTTCTTTAATCAAGGCTTATTCCTTTTTAGCGGTCTTTCAATACGTATCCGCTAATAAAACTTGCCAACTCTTCCCTGGGTATAAGCACGGTTGAGCGATCTTTGCGGATCCTTACTTCAATATTCTTTTCCGTGATACTTTTTTTGCCGATTACAATGCTCAGAGGCACACCGATTAAATCCGCATCCTTGAATTTTACTCCGGCACGCTCATCCCGGTCATCAAGAAGGCAGGAAAATCCGGCGGCATTGATTTGATTATAAAGATCTAAGGCTTCCTGCATGATTGCCGGATTAGTTACATCTAAAGGCAAAATAATGACGCCAAAAGGAGCGGCCTCTTTAGGCCAGATGATTCCATCGGTATCATTATTCTGCTCGATAATCGCCGAAACCAGGCGGGATACCCCGATCCCATAACAACCCATAATCACCGGCTTAAGTTTGCCTTTAGCATCGGAGAAATTAGCTTCGATTGCCTGGCTGTATTTTATGCCCAGCTTAAAAATATGGCCGACTTCAATCGTATTGACTTTATCCATATCGATCTGGCACTTGGGACAAGAGCTATTGCCTTCCTTAAAAGCCATGGCCAGTTGACATTTCGGGCAAAGCATTACGACATCTTCGCCAAGCGGGGCTTGGGCCATAAATTCATGCGAAACTTTACCGCCCATAACCCCGGAATCCGCTTCGGTAATCAAGGTCTTCAGGCCGCATCTGGAAAATATCCGTTTGTATGCCTCATACATCAACTGATAATTTTTATCCAGGCCCGCTTCATCCTGATCAAAGCTATAGGCGTCCTTCATAATAAATTCGCAGGCCCGGATCAAACCAAAACGCGGGCGTATTTCATCGCGGAATTTTGTTTGGATTTGATATAAAACCAGCGGTAATTGCCGGTAACTTGAGCAATTATTTTTTACCAAATCCGTAATCACTTCTTCATGCGTGGGGCCAAGCGCTATGGTTCTGCCGCGGCGATCCTTAAATTTAAACATTACTTCACCTAAGTCCTTATCGCGGCCGGTCTTCTGCCAGAGCTCCAGAGGATGCAAGGCCGGTAAAAGGAGCTGGCTGGCTCCGCAGGCATCCATCTCTTGGCGGATTATCCCCTGAATTTTCTCTAAAACCCGTAACCCCAAAGGAAGATAAGTATAAACCCCAGCCATAAGCATACGGGTAAAGCCGGCACGCAACAATAATTGGTGGCTTAATGATTCTGCCTCCTTGGGTGTTTCTTTTAATGTCGGAATAAAAGCCCTGGTCCAAAACATATTAATCCTTTTTAAAAATTTCTTTGGATAAAGTTACCCCTCTTTTAGCAAAAAGCGGATAGAAAGCCGGCTCTACGCCGGTGGCTTTAAAACGGCCATAAACTTTGCCGCCTTCAACAACGTTAGTAATTTCATAAACAAAAAGATCTTCTAAGTTCGCCCAACCGTTCTTCAGGCCGTTTACCTGCGTAATCCGGGTAATTTTGCGCGAGCCGTCGGAAAGCTGGTCCTGCTGAATAATTAAATGCAAAGATGCGGCAATCTGCCGGTGTATGGCCTCTAAGCTTATGGGGATTCCGGACATCAGAATCATTGTTTCTAACCGGTGCATAACCTCCGCAGGAGTATTGGCATGGATAACTGAAAGCGCGCCATTATGGCCTGAACACATCGCCTGAAGCATATCTAAAGCCTCTGCACTTCTAATTTCACCTAAGATAATCCTCTGAGGCCGCATCCGCAGGGTGTTGCGGAAAAGATCCCTAATGGAAATTTCACCCTTTCCTTCAATATTGGCCGGCTTTGTCTCAAGCCTGACTACATGATCCTGGGCCAAATGCAGTTCCGCTGTATCTTCGATAGTAATGATGCGTTCATCATTACCGATATAACCGGAGAGCACGCCCACGGTAGTGGTTTTTCCGCTCCCGGTAGCGCCGGAAAATATCATATTTACCCTGGCTTTGATACAGGCAATTAAAAAATCCGCCATTTTTCTATCCAGGGTGCCTAAGTTAATAAGATCCTCGGCCTTGACGATTTTTTTAAGAAACTTGCGGATGGTTATTGTCGGGCCGGCTAAAGCCAGGGGCGGAATGATGATATTAACCCGGGAACCATCGGGCAGGCAAACATCCGTATAGGGAACCGTCTCATCCACCCTTCTTCTGGTCGGCGCTAAGATCTTCTGGATAACATACATTAGTTGTTGATCGCTCTCGAATTTCATATCGGTCAACTGTTTTTTTCCGCCCTTCTCTATGTATACGTTTTGCGTGCCGTTAATCATAATTTCGGTAACATCGGGATCCATCATTAATTTCTCGATCGGCCCAAAGCCGGAAAATTCATCGACCAGCTCGTTGATAATCTTATCCCTCTCCTGCTCTTTAAGAACGCCGCGGGGCTTACTTAAGATTCCTTCGAGAATGTTCCTGATTAGAGCGGCAACTTCCGCCTTATTATCGGCACTTTTAAATAAGACATCACTGTTTTTAAATAAGATGCTGCTGTATTTGGCGATAAAATTTTCACGAACCCTGCTTTTTAGCGTCTCTTGGACCATATTCTCTCCTTGCCCAGAAGGGCACACCCGCGCAATTCCTTTAATAAAATCCGCACGCAATCTTTTGCCGGGATCCTCTTCACTATATTACCATGCGAAAACAAAATCCCTTTGTTCTTTCCAAAAGCAACCCCTAAATCAGCTTCTTTTGCTTCTCCCGGGCCATTAACTACGCAGCCCATCACCGCTATACTTAAAGGATGGCCGGATTTCGCTGGACAAAAACTTAAGCTGCTCAATTTATCTTCTAAATCTTTAACTATGCTGATTAAATCCACCTCACAGCGTCCGCAAGTAGGGCAGCTAATTAACCGGACAGAAGAATTACGCAAACCTAAAGATTCCAGAATACATTTGGCTGCCCTGACCTCCTCAACCGGATTATCGGTAAGGGACACCCTTATTGTATCACCAATGCCCTCTAATAGTAAAGCGCCGATTGCAACACTGGACTTAATAATCCCGTTATAAGGAAAGCCGGTTGCCGTAACCCCCAGATGAAAAGGATAGGCGCAAACCTTGGCCATCTTACGGTATGCCTCAACCGTATCCAAAACATTGTTGGCTTTAAGTGAAATTACTATTTTATCAAATTTAAGCTTTTCTATCTTCTTTACATAATCCAAACACGCAGCCACCAGCTTATCGGTCATCGGGGATTTTCTTGGGCCCGCATCTTTTACCGAACCGCTGTTAAGCCCGATACGTAAAGGAATATTGGCCGACTTTAGTGCGCGGATAACCGTCTCTATCTCCTGAGGCTTATCGATATTTCCGGGATTTAACCTGATTTTATCCGCGCCGTTTTCAATGGCGGCAATCGCTAAACGATAATAAAAATGAATATCCGCGACTAAAGGGATTCTTACTTTGGCCTTGATTTTCTTTAAGGCCGCCGCATCAGAGGCATCCTTAATCGCCAGGCGCACGATCTGACAACCCGCTGACTCCAGCTGCTTAATCTGCCTGGTGGTATTCTCAATATCAGAGGTTTTGGTCTTGGTCATCGATTGGATGGCTATCGGGTTTTTCCCTCCAATCAGGCAATCGCCGATTTTTATAACTTTGGATTTTCTTCTTTTAATTTCCATATTATTTGGATACCAATTTAGCGGCCTTGTCCCCGTAAATCCTCACGATGTCATTGTAAGTAACAAATAACGCCAGGGCAATTATAAGGGTAAAACCGATATTATTAACTATCTCTTCGGCCTTGATCCCTAATGCCTTTTTCCTTATTTTTTCCAAACCCAGCAAAAATAGATGGCCGCCGTCCAGAATAGGTAGCGGCAGAAGATTAAATATGGCCAGGCTGACACTTAATATCGCAATCAAATGCATCACTGCGATAAGGCCCATTTTTGCCGCCTTGGAAGTTATGAAAAATATCCCCAGAGGGCCGGTCATGGAATCCCGCATCGACATTTTGCCGGTGGCCAGCATCCATAAGCCCTTATAAGTCATAATCGTCAAATTAATGGTTTTCTGAAAACTAAGATATGCCGACTCAAGAAAACCGTGCTTAACTTCAGTTATTTCATCAAAAGGAGAAATACCGATAATCCCCAAAGCGCGCTTCTGCCCCAATTGGTCATCGATTACTTTATCTTTTATCGGGACATTCAATGTCAATTCCCGATTATCCCGCAAGACAGTGAGGGTTACCTGAGCTTTTGATTTTCTTTCCTGGATTTGGCGTTGCAAATCCTCCCAGACATCAACCTTCCTGCCGTCAACGGCGGTAATCTTATCCGCCACTTTTAAACCGGCGTCTTTTGCTCCGTAACCGTCAATTAATCCGCCGATCTTGGTAGTTAAGGTAGGGTAACCGATAAAAAATATGGACCAAAAAAATAAAAATCCCAGGATATAATTTAAAAACGGGCCAAAGAAAATAATCTGGAATCTCCTGCCGGGGAGCTTAGCAAGATACTCATCGGGCTTGCCTTTGTATTCTGCCTGGTTGTCTCCGGCCATCTTAACGTAACCGCCTAACGGAATAAGGCTGATGCTGTATTCGGTATCCCCTTTTTTCCTTTTAAAAACCTGCGGGCCAAAACCCAGAGAAAACTGCTCAACCCGCACGCCATTAATACGGGCCGCAATGAAATGCCCGAATTCATGCACAATAATGAGCAAGCTTAAAATTAAAATAAAAATAACCGTAGCAATCATCTTCTAATTAAAGGTTAAGAGCCTAGGCGGCCAACTTCTTCCCTGGCCCAGGCATCAGCAGCTAATACTTGGTTAAGGCTGGGATTAGTTATTTTTGCGTGAGCCCGCATTACCTTCTCCACTATTTTGGGTATGGTCAAAAAATTTATCCTTTGGTTTAAAAAATAATTTACGCTTTCTTCATTGGCCGCATTGAGGACCGCAGGCATTGTCCCCAGCTCCCGGGCTGCCTGATAAGCAAGCACAAGCGAGGGAAACTTTTTCAAATCCGGCTTTTCAAAGTGCAATTTACTTAGACGGTAGAAATCTATTCCGGCAAGCTCAGAAGTCAGGCGCTGCGGATAAGATAAAGCATACTGGATCGGTATGCGCATGTCGGTAACCGAAAGCTGGGCCATAATTACACCGTCATTAAATTCAACCATTGAATGGATCAGGGATTCAGGATGAATCAATACTTTTATTTTCTCTACTCCTAAATTAAATAAGAACATTGCCTCAAGCAGCTCCAGCCCTTTATTCATCAAAGTTGCCGAATCCACCGTAATCTTTTTACCCATTTTCCAGCGGGGATGCCGCAATACTTTTTTTATGCTGACCTGTTTGAATTTATTTGCCGGGAAATTCCTCAATGGCCCTCCGGAAGCAGTCAAATACACCCT
Proteins encoded:
- a CDS encoding CpaF family protein, whose product is MVQETLKSRVRENFIAKYSSILFKNSDVLFKSADNKAEVAALIRNILEGILSKPRGVLKEQERDKIINELVDEFSGFGPIEKLMMDPDVTEIMINGTQNVYIEKGGKKQLTDMKFESDQQLMYVIQKILAPTRRRVDETVPYTDVCLPDGSRVNIIIPPLALAGPTITIRKFLKKIVKAEDLINLGTLDRKMADFLIACIKARVNMIFSGATGSGKTTTVGVLSGYIGNDERIITIEDTAELHLAQDHVVRLETKPANIEGKGEISIRDLFRNTLRMRPQRIILGEIRSAEALDMLQAMCSGHNGALSVIHANTPAEVMHRLETMILMSGIPISLEAIHRQIAASLHLIIQQDQLSDGSRKITRITQVNGLKNGWANLEDLFVYEITNVVEGGKVYGRFKATGVEPAFYPLFAKRGVTLSKEIFKKD
- the ispG gene encoding flavodoxin-dependent (E)-4-hydroxy-3-methylbut-2-enyl-diphosphate synthase, with product MEIKRRKSKVIKIGDCLIGGKNPIAIQSMTKTKTSDIENTTRQIKQLESAGCQIVRLAIKDASDAAALKKIKAKVRIPLVADIHFYYRLAIAAIENGADKIRLNPGNIDKPQEIETVIRALKSANIPLRIGLNSGSVKDAGPRKSPMTDKLVAACLDYVKKIEKLKFDKIVISLKANNVLDTVEAYRKMAKVCAYPFHLGVTATGFPYNGIIKSSVAIGALLLEGIGDTIRVSLTDNPVEEVRAAKCILESLGLRNSSVRLISCPTCGRCEVDLISIVKDLEDKLSSLSFCPAKSGHPLSIAVMGCVVNGPGEAKEADLGVAFGKNKGILFSHGNIVKRIPAKDCVRILLKELRGCALLGKERIWSKRR
- a CDS encoding M50 family metallopeptidase — its product is MIATVIFILILSLLIIVHEFGHFIAARINGVRVEQFSLGFGPQVFKRKKGDTEYSISLIPLGGYVKMAGDNQAEYKGKPDEYLAKLPGRRFQIIFFGPFLNYILGFLFFWSIFFIGYPTLTTKIGGLIDGYGAKDAGLKVADKITAVDGRKVDVWEDLQRQIQERKSKAQVTLTVLRDNRELTLNVPIKDKVIDDQLGQKRALGIIGISPFDEITEVKHGFLESAYLSFQKTINLTIMTYKGLWMLATGKMSMRDSMTGPLGIFFITSKAAKMGLIAVMHLIAILSVSLAIFNLLPLPILDGGHLFLLGLEKIRKKALGIKAEEIVNNIGFTLIIALALFVTYNDIVRIYGDKAAKLVSK
- a CDS encoding 1-deoxy-D-xylulose-5-phosphate reductoisomerase, which gives rise to MKKIAVLGSSGSIGQSTLAVVRSLPKEFKVLALSVNSDIVKLKEQIEEFGPAIVCVRDKTAAARLKVQVGSLPKVLCGEEGLNELVGDKEIQQIMFAISGSAALLPLISAIKSGKDIALANKETMVMAGPIIMRLAKKYKVKILPVDSEQSAIWQGLAGLDQANVRRVYLTASGGPLRNFPANKFKQVSIKKVLRHPRWKMGKKITVDSATLMNKGLELLEAMFLFNLGVEKIKVLIHPESLIHSMVEFNDGVIMAQLSVTDMRIPIQYALSYPQRLTSELAGIDFYRLSKLHFEKPDLKKFPSLVLAYQAARELGTMPAVLNAANEESVNYFLNQRINFLTIPKIVEKVMRAHAKITNPSLNQVLAADAWAREEVGRLGS